A window of the Zeugodacus cucurbitae isolate PBARC_wt_2022May chromosome 4, idZeuCucr1.2, whole genome shotgun sequence genome harbors these coding sequences:
- the LOC105211075 gene encoding glutaminyl-peptide cyclotransferase, giving the protein MMRFNLISGLLIQLLILTVYAVDVTQFPDDNQHFNRTLAGIMRPRVVGTAGHKEVEKFIKRELNTLGFSTEVDQFSEKIPIFGNVTFTNIIGVLNPNARDFLALACHYDSKYFQDDPGFVAAIDSAVPCATMLNTAKTLSMYLSGNFKDRTDIGLMLIFFDGEEAIKDWSDTDSIYGSRHLAAKLSNTRTSIGLGRSIDRIEVLVLLDLIGAANPKFYSFYPNTYGLHHSLSEIELSLSAAKQLEGRNLMFMRRPSTSFIDDDHRPFLQQNVPVLHLITTPFPPQWHTPNDNAENLHWPSIRNFNKIFRAFVYEYLQRHKEQVNLRAAFR; this is encoded by the exons ATGATGCGGTTTAACTTAATTTCTGGTCTATTAATTCAATTATTGATCTTGACTGTTTACGCTGTGGATGTCACGCAA TTTCCAGATGACAATCAACATTTCAACCGGACATTGGCGGGTATTATGCGACCCAGAGTGGTGGGTACGGCCGGCCATAAAGAAgttgaaaaattcataaaaag GGAATTAAATACGCTCGGCTTCAGCACGGAAGTTGATCAATTTTCCGAAAAGATACCCATTTTTGGCAATGTGACTTTCACAAACATAATTGGCGTTTTGAATCCGAATGCGCGTGATTTTTTGGCGCTTGCTTGCCATTACGACAGCAAGTATTTTCAAGATGATCCCGGTTTCGTCGCAGCTATAGATTCAGCAGTGCCATGTGCCACTATGTTAAATACCGCGAAGACTTTATCAATGTATCTTTCGGGTAACTTCAAAGACCGCACCGATATTGGGTTAATG TTAATATTTTTCGATGGCGAGGAAGCTATTAAGGATTGGTCTGATACCGATTCGATTTATGGATCGCGTCACTTGGCAGCGAAATTGTCGAACACACGTACTTCAATTGGCTTGGGGCGCAGTATTGATCGAATT GAAGTCTTAGTACTACTCGATTTGATTGGCGCCGCCAATCCGAAATTCTACAGTTTTTATCCAAATACTTATGGCTTGCATCATAGTCTGTCCGAAATTGAATTGTCTTTGTCAGCAGCCAAACAACTTGAAGGACGGAATCTAATGTTCATGAGACGCCCATCAACCAGTTTTATCGATGACGATCACAGACCATTTTTACAACAAA aCGTGCCGGTTTTACATCTCATAACAACACCATTTCCACCACAATGGCACACACCGAACGATAATGCCGAAAATTTGCATTGGCCTTCAATtcgtaattttaataaaatcttccGTGCTTTTGTGTATGAATATTTACAACGTCACAAGGAACAAGTGAATTTGAGAGCCgcgtttagataa